The Arcobacter roscoffensis genome segment CAAGGTTTACTAAAAGAGCAAATAAAAGAGACAAAAGAGAATATTAAACTCCCTGACGTTATCGATATAGTCGCACGTGAGCTTAATATTAAACCAAGTGATATTAAATCTAAGAAAAGAACAGCAACTGTAGCAAATGCTAGAAGAGTTGTTATATATCTAGCAAGAGAGCTTACACATAACTCAATGCCTGATATTGCAAAGTTCTTAGGAATGAAAGATCACTCTTCAATTTCTCATAATATTAAGAAAGCAAATGAGTTAATTGAGAAAGATGAAAACTTTAAATTAATCATTGAAAATTTAAAGAATAAAATCATAAATAAGGAGTGGTAAAAAGTAGTAAGAAAAAAAAGTTTCAAAGCAATGTGTGAAAAGGTGTGAATATTTCATTTCGTTATATCACATGAAAGTCTTTCGATACAGTCGTCGATTTGAAAGTGTTTTCATCTTTTCACACACACTACTACTTCCACTAAAGATATATAAATAATAGGAGATATAAAATGAGGTTTATAATTACTAAAAATATCATTGAAAATGTAATAGCTTCAATGCAACCTTTTTTAGAAAAAAAAGATGCTAGTGCAATTACATCACATATATATTTAGAGATTGCAAATACAAAATTAATTTTAAAAGCTACTGATTATGAAATAGGATTAGAGTCTCATATCGATAGTATTAATGAAATAGAAGAAGGTAAGGCAACCGTAAATGGTTCTAATTTACTTGGAATTATAAAAAGATTAAAAAATGAAGATATTATATTTGAAACTACAGGAAACAATCTTGTAATAAAACAAAACAAGTCTATATTTAAATTACCAATGTATGATGCATCTGAATATCCTAATATGCTAAAAGATGAAAATCTTAATAAACTAGATATATCTACATTAAACTTTATTAATTCTATTAGAAAAATAACACCAGCAGTTGATAACAATAATCCTAAGTTTGAATTAAATGGTGCACTAATAGATGTAAAAAATGATAAAATTAACTTTGTAGCAACAGATACTAGAAGACTAGCTATTTCTCATTTACAAAATATAGCAAATAATGAATCTCAATTTATTATCCCTAAAAAAGCTATTATTGAAATACAAAAACTTTTTATAGATGAAGCAAGTATCTCTTATGATGAAACAAATTTAGTAATACAAAATAGTAACTCTAAATTCTTTACAAAGTTAATTAATGGTAAATTCCCTGATTATGAAAGAATTATACCTTCTAACTTAAAATATAGTTTATCATTACCAAAAAGTCAACTAGTAGAGTCAATCAAATTAGTTACATCACTATTTTCAAATATCAAAATTTCATTTACATCAAATGCAATTATATTTGAATCTTTAGATGAAGATAGTGAATCACAAACACAAATAGATATAAATTTAAATATTGAAGAAAACTTCTATTTAGCAGTTAATGCAAAATATTTATTAGATTTCTTAAGTATGACAAACAATGAAAATGTTACTGTTGGATTTAATGAATCCAATTTACCATTCTACTTAGAAGATGAAAAATTCTTTACAATTGTAATGCCAATTGTTTTAGAAAAATAGATTTAAATATATAAAAAATAGAAATTAGAAATAAGGACAAAAATAGATGAGTCAAGAATACGGCGCTAGTAATATTAAAGTTTTAAAAGGTTTAGAAGCAGTTAGAAAAAGACCAGGAATGTATATTGGTGATACAAACACTAATGGTTTACATCATATGGTTTATGAAGTTGTTGATAACTCTATTGATGAAGCTATGGCTGGTTACTGTAGAAATATTAAAGTAACTATGACTAAAGATAATTGGATTAGAGTTGAAGATGATGGTAGAGGTATTCCTGTATCTATTCATCCAACAGAAAATATATCTGCTGCTACTGTTGTACTTACAGTATTACATGCAGGTGGTAAGTTTGACAAAGATACATATAAAGTATCAGGGGGATTACACGGAGTTGGTGTATCTGTTGTAAATGCATTATCTTCTGAACTTAAAATGACAATTCATAGAGAAGGAAAGATTCATTATCAAGAATTCTCTAAAGGTATTCCAAAAGCTCCTTTAGAAGTAATTGGTGATGCTCCTAGAAAAACAGGAACTACAATTGAGTTCTTAGCTGATGATTCTATTTTTGAAGTATGTGATTACCATTTTGATGTTCTTGCTAAAAGATTCAGAGAAGTTGCATATTTAAATCCATTTATTTCTATTACTTTAGAAAATGAAAAAACAAAAGTTAAAGAGGTTTACCATTTTGAAGGTGGTATTAAACAATTTGTAACAGATTTAAATAAAGAAACACCTGTATGTGATGCAGTTTCTTTTTCAGATAAAGCTGATGATATAGAAATTGATATTGCCCTTATGTACAATACTACATATACTGAAAAAACTATTTCATTTGTAAATAATATTAGAACAATTGATGGTGGTACACATGAAGCTGGTTTTAAAGCTGGACTTACAAGATCAATTGTTAAATATTTAAACAATAATGCAAATGCAAGAGAAAAAGATACAAAAATTACAGGTGATGATGTAAGAGAAGGTTTAATTGCAATTGTTTCTGTAAAAGTTCCAGAACCTCAGTTTGAAGGACAAACAAAAGGGAAACTTGGATCTTCTTATGTAAAACCTCTATGTCAAAAGCTAACAAGTGAGTGTTTAGATAGATATTTTGAAGAAAACCCTCAACAAGCAAAAGCTGTAATGGATAAAGCTTTAATGGCAGCGCGTGGTAGAGAAGCTGCTAAAAAAGCTAGAGAGCTTACTAGAAAAAAAGACTCAATGTCAGTTGGAACACTTCCTGGAAAACTTGCTGAATGTCAATCAAAAGATCCTGAAGTTAGAGAATTATACCTGGTGGAAGGGGATTCTGCGGGTGGTTCAGCTAAACAAGGTAGAGATAGAGTTTATCAAGCAATTTTACCACTTAAAGGTAAGATTTTAAATGTTGAAAAATCAAGACTTGATAAAATTTTAAAATCTGATGAAATTAGAAATATGATTACAGCTATGGGTTGTGGTATTGGTGAAGACTTTAATGAAGAAAAAATTAGATATCACAAAGTAATTATCATGACGGATGCGGATGTTGATGGATCTCACATTCAAACACTTCTTTTAACTTTCTTCTTTAGATTTTTAAGACCTATAGTTGAAAAAGGATATTTATATATAGCTCAGCCGCCATTATACAGATATAAAAAAGGTAAAAATGAAATTTATCTAAAAGATGATACAGCCTTATCAAACTTCTTAATTGAAAATGGAGTAGAAAACTTCTCTTTTGCTGGATTAGGAACAAATGATATGATTGATTTATTTAAAACAGTTTCTAGATATAGAGATATGTTACAACAATTAGAAAAAAGATACTCTTTAGTTGAGGTATTAAAACACTTAATTGAAAATCCTGATTTAGTAAAACTAGAACAAATGGATTTATATGAAGTTGTTAGAGGCTTCTTGGAAGACAAAGGTTATAATATTCTTACAAAAAATATTAACTCTGAGATGATACAGCTGTTTGTTCAAACAAACGAGGGGCTAGAAGAGCTTATTATTGATGATGAGCTGTTTGCATCACCTTACTTCTCTGAGGCCACATACATCTTCTCTAAGCTAGTTGAGAGAGATATCTCAATGTTTGATGGAAGAGATTTAATTGAATTACTAGATGAAGTAGAAGGCTTAGCTAAAAAAGGCGCATATATCCAAAGATATAAAGGTCTAGGTGAGATGAACCCTGAACAGTTATGGGAGACTACTATGACTCCTGAAGATAGAAGACTTTTAAGAGTTAAAATCGATGATGCAGAAGCTGCTTCTGATGCCTTTACACTATTTATGGGTGATGAGGTAGAACCAAGAAGAAACTATATTGAAGAACACGCAAAAGACGTTGAGCATTTAGACGTTTAATCTATTTAGAGACTAAATAGAGACTTTTTTAAAAAGTCTCTAAAAAGTCTCCTTTTTTAAAAATCTTACAATTTGAAATAAAAAACCAATCATTTACTTTTTTAATATATAATTTCTTACATATTCAAAAAAAGGATTTAATATGAAGTTATGTGGAGTAGAATTAAAAGCAAATAATGCAATTTTTTCGGTATTTGAGAAAAATGATGATGATATTATAATTTATATTGACCTAAAAATAAAAAAAATCACTTTAGATGATGATGAGTCAAGTGAATGCGTAAAAGAGTTTACAAGTAAAGTAAATAGCTTTTTGCAAGAAAATCAAATAGAAAAACTATTTATTAAAAAAAGAGCAAAAAAAGGAAACTTTGCAGGTGGAGCTGTTACATTTAAAATGGAAGGACTTATTCAATTAAATAGCTTTTGCAAAACATCTTTAGTATCTTCTCAAAGTGTAAGTTCATTTGAGAAAAAAAATATGATTGAATTTCCGAATGAATTAAAAAAATATCAAGAAGGATCTTACCTTACTGTACTTGCAGCTGCCTAAAATGTTATCTAAATAGTTATGTTGAGTTTTTTTATTTTTCTAACTTGATACATAATACTTCTTTTTTTCAAATCTCAAGAAAACCTTTATAAAAAAACTAGAAACTTAAATTCTTTGAAATTTTTACTTAGTATTAAAACAAATGTTTAAATCATTAAATAAACACAATTAAAAACTTATAAAAATCACAAAAAGTTTATTTTTTATTGTTTTTATATTAATAAAACTTTAAACTTATGATATAATTTCACTCTTTATAGATAATTAAAGGAGACTCACATGGGACTTATTGGTAAAACAATAGATGAATTAATAGACCTAGCAAATAGTACTACAAATCTAAGAGAAATGTTATTTTTAGTAAAAAACCCTTCTATGAATGTAAGAAGAGCTCTAGCAAGAAATAGAAATTTATATGATGAAGTATTAAATACACTATTATATGATCCCGTTGAAAATGTTTCTTATATAGCTTCAAAACATCCAAACATTAAAGAAAAAAGAGAATTTGATAATCCAAGACCTTGTGTTACTTGCAATAAGGATGAAAAAAACTTAAATTGTAAGGACTGTGTACTTCTAACAAGTTATTACACAAGCCAATAAGTTTTGAGAGTTAGATAAAACACCTAAGTGTTTTATCTAAAATTAGTTAGCAGGGTTTAAAACGCTAGCAACTTTTTCAGTGTGAGAGAAGATTCTTCCTCTTTTTCTTATGATATTATTTACAATATGATATCCGTGATTTAAAGCGATTGCAATAGATCCACCTGATTTAAATGCAATATCACCAGCAACATATACACATTTTGCAGAAGTTTCTTGGTGCTCATCGAAGATCGGTTGGTTGTTTTCATTTACTTCTACACCACACGACTTTAAGAAGTCAACAGGAGTTGTTCCACCAATTGCGTAAATTACTCTATCATAAAGTACTGAAAAACCATCATTAAAGTTTACTTTTACTTTTCCTGAATCATTTTCTAATGATTCAATATCAGTATTCATTCTAAGTCTTAATTTCTCTTCACCATGGTATTTATGTAAAATCTCTTCATTTGTTTCATTTAATCTTGAAAATTCTGCTTTTCTATAAACCATAGTTACATTATTGCTTTGATCAGCTAAGTCATAAGCATATTCAGCAGCAGAGTTTCCACCACCAACAACTAAAATTTTCTCATTTGAAGAACATTTGTCAAGGTTAAAGTTAACATTTGCTTTAATTGATGGAGGGATTTTGTATGATGGTTTATTAGGTTTACCCATTTTTCCAATAGAAATTACTGCATTTCTAGATTTTACTAGTCCAGAACTAGTATGAATGTATAATAAGTCATCAGTCTCTCTTACAATCTTTTCAACTTCTGTATTAAACATCGAGTCAATTTTCTCACTATCTAATAAATCATCAAAGTAATCAAGTGTTGTTTCTTTTGTTCCATCGTAAAAATCAACATTTCCTTGAAGTTGTGTTACTTGACCTTTATAATCTTTATCTACTCTTTTATTGTCTTTATAAAATTTTCTAATAGTATTTGAGTGATTATCTGTTTTTTCAATTAGTAATATCTCCCCAATTTTATGAGCTGAAGCTTCAATAGCAGTACCAATACCACCAGGACCTCCACCGATAATTACAATGTCATATATTTTTTGTTCCATATTACCTTCTTATAGTTTTTATATTTTGTTAGTTTTATAGCATAAGTATAGCGATTATACTTAAATATGAATTATTATTCAATAAACAATTAAATATGCTAACTATAAGAAAGTTATTATTTAGAACTTACCATTACTATTTTGCCATTTATCTTTTGGTAAAATTTCTTCTTTAATTTTCCAACTTTTTTCAATTTTGTTTCTTTTTACAAAAAACAGTTCATAAAGTGCAATCTCTTTATCTATTGAATTTGTTTCATTTACTGCTAAAACAAACTCACCTTGACCTAACAATAGATGATTTCTTCCATACTTTTTATTTTTGATATGTTTTTTTACAATATCTTTATTTGATTTTGTTTTTTCAATATCTTTTATAGTTGTAGGAAAGTTATTTATTAAATCTTTATTTTTTATACTTTCAATATTATCCCAGTGTTCTACCATTAAGCCATTCTCAAACCTAAAAATATCAATTATATGAGAATAACTATTTTCATATCTCGACAAACTTTGAGCTACAACATAATTATTGTCCTCAAATACTCTTATTACTTTTGTTTCGATATCTTTGCCTTTTAGGTAATCTAAATACCCAACTAATCCATTTTTCCCATTTGCTGCTTGTAAATTATGTTGAATGTACTTTTTGTCATTTACATATTTTAATACACTTCTATCTTGATTTTTATTGAAAGCTTTTTCTAAAACTAAAACTGTTTTTTCTTTGTTTGATAAGTCACTTGCTAAAGTGTTTATTCCTATAATTAAAAGGAAAATTGTTAATAAATTTTTTAATTTCATTTTTTACTCCTGTGGTAATTTTAAGTAATTATATACCTATTAGAATTGATAATAAAGGTTAAAAATGATTTAAAAATGGTAAAAATCGAACTAGATACTATGACTTTGCCTAAAAACACTAGGAGAAATATTGGTATGCTTTTTAAAATATTTTACAAAATTTGTAGTTTCTATAAAACCTAATTCATATGAAATCTCTTTTATAGCTTTGTTTGTGCTTATAAGTCTTCTTTTTGCTTCTAAGATTATGTAGTTGTCAATTATCTGTTTTGTATTTAGTTTTGAATGCTCTTTACATATAACATTTAGGTGTTTTGGTGTGATTTTTAATAAATCACTATAAAAGTTCACGCTTCTGTTTTTATTGTAATTATTATAAAGATGGTTTTTAAATTTATTATATATCAGTGTATATTTTTCATTTATATTTGCTAGGTTTTGTTTTGAGATATCCTCTTGAGCTTTTAAAATTATATAGTTAAATAAGCTACTATTGAGTTTCTCTTTATATAAAGAATTATTTTTATAGTCTTTATAAAGTTCTTCAAATAAGAATTTATATTTTGAAGACGCCTTTGCTAAAATTGAGGGTTTAAGAAGTATATTAAACATAGATTTTTCTAAATTTAGTAGGTTTCTTTTTAAAAACTCATCAGTAAGAAGTATCACGTAACCTTCATAGTTTGCTGTTTTACTAAAACTATGAACTTGATCTTTTGATAAAAAAAGTAAAGTATTATCTTCAATTTTATAGTTTTTAAAATCAATAAAGTGATAATCATTTGATTTTGTAAAGTATAAGATATGATAAAACTTTATTCTATGAGGTTTTGTCATAAAGTGAGTATTTAAATCTATATTTTTAAATAACTCATTAAAACTTGCTATTTCAAAGCCATAATCTTTTAAACTATCCAAAAACTCTACTTCTAGTAATTCTTCCATATTTTATTTTAATGTATAAATACTTCATTTTTCATTTGTACTAAACATGTAAGGGATTTTTAGATAAAATGGCCTAAAATAAAGATATGAAAGGTTATAAAACATATGGAAATGAAATATGGTGAAAAAGAGATTATTGAGTTTGATATTAATAATGAAGAGAATTTTTGGCCTAACACAAATGATAAAAATTATATTATAGATATTGAGTTACCAGAATTTATGGCAAAGTGTCCAAGAAGTGGATATCCTGATTTTGCTACAATAAAACTTCAATATACACCGAATAAAAAAGTTATTGAATTAAAAGCATTAAAAATTTATATTAATACTTTCATGTATAGAGAAGTTTCTCATGAAAACTCTGCAAATGAAATTTTTGATACACTTTTCGAAAACTTACAGCCAAAATGGATGAAGGTTATTGCAGATTTTAAACCAAGAGGAAATGTACATACAGTTATTGAAATTGACAGTGCAAAAATGTAAGGACTTATACCTTGGAAAGATTAGTTACTACCTCACAAGCGGCTCAAATTTTGGGTCTTTCTTTACAAGGTGTACACTATAGAATAAAAAAAGAACAATTAAAATCTATCAAAAAATCAGGTAGAACTTATGTTTATATAAGTGATGAGATGGAAAGAGCTGCTTCAACAAACAAAGTAAATGTTCAAGCAGTTCAAACTCCAAATACTACTAATAACTCACAGACTCAAAAAGAAAATGAAGAGCATATACAATCTATTATAGAAGTAAAAAATGAACAAATTTTGCTTTTAAAAGACTCTATGAAATGGATGAAAAAGCAATATAAGTCAGAAATAAACAGATTAGAAAAAAATCAAAAAAGAATTGTAAAGGTGTTTAATTCAGAAATAAAGCTACTCCAAGGTGCTTTTAATGAAATGAGAACTATTTATAAAAATCAACCTGCACAAATTCAAAATATTCAAGCTTCTCAAACACAGCAAGAACAAAATATTGAAAATAAAGATTTAAATCTTATGACACTACAAGAGTTTTCAGTTCTTATGAAAAAGTATAATAAAACTCAAAAAGAGATAAAAATTATAATATTTAAAGCCATTCAAGATGGTGATAATAGGTTTATTTATAATAAAAGAGATAAAAAACTTCTAATTTTAAAATCAGATTTCCAAGATTTAGTGTAAATTTAGTAAATAAATTGTTATTAGATTTTGTGATAGTGCAAAAAAAAAGAGTACTTTAAAAAAGTACTCTTCTCCAGATACCCAAACACACCACTAAGAGAGGTGCCTTGCTATGTTCCCATCCTGGGGCGTTATCTCAACATAATGATTGTAAGGGTCTAAAGAAGAGCACTCAAAATATTTGAAATATTCTCAGTGTTCCTCTTTGTGAAACGAAATTATACTAAAATAAACTTTAACTTTTTATAAATTAATTTTTTTATTTGGAATAACAGATATAATTTCAAAAAAATTTCATATAAAAAGTATAAAAATTGACAAATAATTTTAATTTAATCGGTATTTTATCGCTTGTTTTTGCGATGTTTATTTGGGGAAGTTCATTTATTGCTTTAAAAGCTGCTATGGATGACTTAGCACCTTTTACTGTAATCTTTATTAGAATGCTTGCAGCTTCTTTATGTTTTGTTTACTTCATAAAAAGTTTTTTGAAGTATGATTTTACAAAAAAAGATATAAAGTTTATTTTGCTATTAGCTATTTTTGAGCCATGCTTGTATTTTATTTTTGAGGCTAAGGCTTTACAGCTCACATCTGCTTCTCAAGCAGGAATGATTGCATCACTTATGCCTTTAATTACTGCAATGGCAGCTGGATATTTCCTAAAAGAGATTATTACAAGAAAACTTATTTTAGGTTCAGCTTTAGCAATGATTGGAGTTGTGAGTTTAAGTGTTAATGCTACTACTAGTGCTAGTGCACCAAATCCTCTATTAGGAAACTTTTTAGAGCTATTAGCTATGAGTTGTGCAGCAGGATATACTATAGTTGCAAGATATTTAACCCATAAGTTTTCAGCTCTTTTTATTACAGCCATTCAAGCATTTATTGGAGCAATATTTTTCTTTCCTTTCTTTATTTACGAGTATTTTAATACTCCTATGGTATTCTCAGTTGAGGCTTTAAGTTGGACTTTATATCTAGGTGTTGTTGTAACTTTAGGTGGTTATGGCTTATATAATTTCGCTTTAACAAAACTAGAAGCTTCAAAAACAGCAGTTTTTGTAAATTTAATTCCTATTTTTACTTTGCTTTTAGCTTATATAATTTTAGGAGAAAAATTAACTAATTTTGAACTTACAGCTTCAGCTGTAATTTTAGCAGGTGTTATACTTTCGCAAATGCCACCTATGAAAATGCCTAAAATTAGAAGGAAGAAAAAAATCTAATGGTTTATTTAACTCTTTTTGTATCAGCTTTAGTATCTGCAACACTAATTCCTTTTGGAAGTGAAGCATTATTAATTTATGATATAAAAGAGGGATATAACCTTTATTTACTACTTTTCTTTGCAACACTTGGAAACTCTCTTGGTTCTATAATAAACTATTTTTTAGGTTTAAAAGGGGAAGAGTTTCTAGTGAGAAAAAAGCTTTTGAATAAAAAAAGAGTTTTAGAAACTAAAAAGTACTTTGATAAGTATGGTTTTTGGTGTATTTTACTTTCATGGGTTCCAATAATAGGTGACCCTATTACTTTCATAGCAGGAGTTTTAAAATTTAATTTAAAACTCTTTATTCTACTTATAGTTATTGCTAAGTTTTCAAGATATGCTTTTATAGCTTTTTTGATTTAAGAATTAAACTCATTTATAATATCTTTGTTTTTAGAGAAGATTTTGTAAATCACTCCTTGAAAAGTAAACTCTAAATAGTTTGCATGAAGCCAAAGCCTTGAGGCTTTAGTCTCTTTTTCTCTTATACTTTGTTCCAAAGTTTTATTTAAATAAGCTTCAGCAATATCATCATTAACTCCATATATAGGATCACCTATGATTCTATGTCCTATTGAGTATAAATGAACTCTAATTTGATGTTGCCTTCCTGTGATGGGTTGAGCCTCTACTAAAGTAATGTTTCTTTCACTATTATATTTTATTGGTTTTATAATAGTACATGACTCTTTTCCTTCATCTCCTGCACTCATTCTAACACCAATATTTTTACCCTCTTTTTGAAGTTTACTATCAATAGTTACTTCCTTATCAATTTCACCCTCAACTATTGCAAGATATGATTTATGATACTGTTTTGTTTCAAACATATCTTTTAATTGTTTTTCAGATTTTTTATTTTTTCCAACAATTACAAGTCCTGATGTTTCTGCATCAATTCTATGAATTAAGTTTGCATTTTCTCCAAAATGGTATCTAATTTCATCTAGCAATGAATATTTAGTGTTCTTAGAAATTGGGTGTACCATAAGGTTCGTTGGTTTATCAAAAATAGCAAAATTTTCAAACTCAATTAGAGGCTTTAAACCCCTCGTAGCACCCTCAAAAACAGCCATGTATATGTAATGTGTATCTATTATGTCTTTTGGTTTTAAAACCTTCATGTTTTCATCAAAGACTCTTCCTCTAGAAGCGTACTTCTGGGCTTTTGTATGGTGTATAGTTAAGTTTTGTAGCAAAAAAAGGCTTAGTTTTTTACCTTTTTCGGCTTTTATTTTCTTTAAAATAAATGGCAAATTCTTTTCCTGAAACAATCAAATAGGGCAATTTTTGTCTTATTTAATTCTTTTGTATTTTTTAGTTAAATTTTTTATCTTATTTAATCAAATTTTTTGACTTTTTTAGATAACATATCATACATAAATTAAAAGAAAAATGTGATAAATTTTGAAAACATTGATAATAGGGGATTTGTAGATGGTTGAAAGATATGCAAGAGAAGAGATGGCAAAACATTGGACACAACATGCAAGATATGCAGCATGGCTTGAAGTTGAAAAAGCAGCTGTAAAAGCTTGGAACAAATTAGGACTTATTCCTGATAAAGATTGTGAAAAGATTGTAAAAAACGCAACTTTCTCAGTAGAGAGAATTGAGGAAATTGAAGCAATTACTAAACATGACTTAATCGCATTTAACACAAGCGTTTCAGAGTCTTTAGGAAAAGAGTCTAGATGGTTCCACTATGGTATGACTTCATCTGATGCAGTTGATACTGGTGTTGCTTTACAAATGAGAGATTCACTAAAATTAGTTATCAAAGATGTAAAAATGCTTATGAAATCTATCAAAAGAAGAGCTAAAGAGCATAAATATACACTAATGGTAGGAAGATCTCACGGCATTCATGGTGAGCCTATTACATTTGGTCTTACTTTAGCTGTATGGTATGATGAAATGAAAAGACACCTTAAAAACTTAAAAGAGACTCTAAAAGTTATCTCTGTTGGACAAATTTCAGGTGCTATGGGTAACTTTGCTCACGCTCCTTTAGAGTTAGAAGAGTATGCAATGAAAGAATTAGGTTTAAAACCAGAGCCTTGTTCAAACCAAGTTGTTCATAGAGATAGATACGCAAGACTTGCTACTGCATTAGCTTCTATGGCATCAACTATTGAAAAATTTGCTGTTCAAGTAAGACACTTACAAAGAACAGAAGTTTATGAAGCAGAAGAGTTCTTTGCAAAAGGTCAAAAAGGATCTTCTGCTATGCCTCACAAAAGAAACCCTATTTTAACTGAAAACATTACAGGACTTGCAAGATCTATTAGAGCTCACGCAATTCCAGCTATGGAAAATGTAGCTTTATGGCACGAAAGAGATATCTCTCATTCATCAAGTGAAAGATTCTGGTTACCAGATGCATTTATTACAACTGATTTCATGTTACATAGAATGAACAATGTAATAGCAAATTTAACTGTAATGCCTGAAAATATGATGAAAAACTTAAATCAAACTGGTGGTTTAGTATTCAGCCAGCGAGTATTATTAGAGTTACCACTTCAAGGTGTAAGTAGAGAAGATGCATATAAAATCGTTCAAAGAAATGCAATGAAAGTATGGGCTGAGATTAAAGAAGGTAAGCCAACAGTAAATAAAAAAGGCGAGTCTTTATACTTAGGACACTTATTATCTGACAAAGATTTAAGAGCTAAATTAAGCGAAAAGCAAATTAGAGAGTGTTTCAACTTTGATTACTACACTAAAAACGTTGATGCAATCTACAAAAGAGTATTTAAATAAAAATACTCTTTCATTTAACAAAAAATTGATAAAAATACTAACAAATATAAACAAGGTAATTAAGAAAGGCAATTAAAATGGCAATTATGATTCAAAAAAGAAATGGTCGTAAAGAGGTTTTAGATATTACTAAAATCCAAAAAATGACTATTGATGCAACAAAAGATTTAGATGGAGTATCTCAAAGT includes the following:
- the gyrB gene encoding DNA topoisomerase (ATP-hydrolyzing) subunit B, giving the protein MSQEYGASNIKVLKGLEAVRKRPGMYIGDTNTNGLHHMVYEVVDNSIDEAMAGYCRNIKVTMTKDNWIRVEDDGRGIPVSIHPTENISAATVVLTVLHAGGKFDKDTYKVSGGLHGVGVSVVNALSSELKMTIHREGKIHYQEFSKGIPKAPLEVIGDAPRKTGTTIEFLADDSIFEVCDYHFDVLAKRFREVAYLNPFISITLENEKTKVKEVYHFEGGIKQFVTDLNKETPVCDAVSFSDKADDIEIDIALMYNTTYTEKTISFVNNIRTIDGGTHEAGFKAGLTRSIVKYLNNNANAREKDTKITGDDVREGLIAIVSVKVPEPQFEGQTKGKLGSSYVKPLCQKLTSECLDRYFEENPQQAKAVMDKALMAARGREAAKKARELTRKKDSMSVGTLPGKLAECQSKDPEVRELYLVEGDSAGGSAKQGRDRVYQAILPLKGKILNVEKSRLDKILKSDEIRNMITAMGCGIGEDFNEEKIRYHKVIIMTDADVDGSHIQTLLLTFFFRFLRPIVEKGYLYIAQPPLYRYKKGKNEIYLKDDTALSNFLIENGVENFSFAGLGTNDMIDLFKTVSRYRDMLQQLEKRYSLVEVLKHLIENPDLVKLEQMDLYEVVRGFLEDKGYNILTKNINSEMIQLFVQTNEGLEELIIDDELFASPYFSEATYIFSKLVERDISMFDGRDLIELLDEVEGLAKKGAYIQRYKGLGEMNPEQLWETTMTPEDRRLLRVKIDDAEAASDAFTLFMGDEVEPRRNYIEEHAKDVEHLDV
- a CDS encoding AraC family transcriptional regulator → MEELLEVEFLDSLKDYGFEIASFNELFKNIDLNTHFMTKPHRIKFYHILYFTKSNDYHFIDFKNYKIEDNTLLFLSKDQVHSFSKTANYEGYVILLTDEFLKRNLLNLEKSMFNILLKPSILAKASSKYKFLFEELYKDYKNNSLYKEKLNSSLFNYIILKAQEDISKQNLANINEKYTLIYNKFKNHLYNNYNKNRSVNFYSDLLKITPKHLNVICKEHSKLNTKQIIDNYIILEAKRRLISTNKAIKEISYELGFIETTNFVKYFKKHTNISPSVFRQSHSI
- a CDS encoding NAD(P)-binding domain-containing protein; this encodes MEQKIYDIVIIGGGPGGIGTAIEASAHKIGEILLIEKTDNHSNTIRKFYKDNKRVDKDYKGQVTQLQGNVDFYDGTKETTLDYFDDLLDSEKIDSMFNTEVEKIVRETDDLLYIHTSSGLVKSRNAVISIGKMGKPNKPSYKIPPSIKANVNFNLDKCSSNEKILVVGGGNSAAEYAYDLADQSNNVTMVYRKAEFSRLNETNEEILHKYHGEEKLRLRMNTDIESLENDSGKVKVNFNDGFSVLYDRVIYAIGGTTPVDFLKSCGVEVNENNQPIFDEHQETSAKCVYVAGDIAFKSGGSIAIALNHGYHIVNNIIRKRGRIFSHTEKVASVLNPAN
- the dnaN gene encoding DNA polymerase III subunit beta, producing MRFIITKNIIENVIASMQPFLEKKDASAITSHIYLEIANTKLILKATDYEIGLESHIDSINEIEEGKATVNGSNLLGIIKRLKNEDIIFETTGNNLVIKQNKSIFKLPMYDASEYPNMLKDENLNKLDISTLNFINSIRKITPAVDNNNPKFELNGALIDVKNDKINFVATDTRRLAISHLQNIANNESQFIIPKKAIIEIQKLFIDEASISYDETNLVIQNSNSKFFTKLINGKFPDYERIIPSNLKYSLSLPKSQLVESIKLVTSLFSNIKISFTSNAIIFESLDEDSESQTQIDINLNIEENFYLAVNAKYLLDFLSMTNNENVTVGFNESNLPFYLEDEKFFTIVMPIVLEK
- a CDS encoding DUF3010 family protein; translated protein: MKLCGVELKANNAIFSVFEKNDDDIIIYIDLKIKKITLDDDESSECVKEFTSKVNSFLQENQIEKLFIKKRAKKGNFAGGAVTFKMEGLIQLNSFCKTSLVSSQSVSSFEKKNMIEFPNELKKYQEGSYLTVLAAA
- the queF gene encoding preQ(1) synthase, producing the protein MKYGEKEIIEFDINNEENFWPNTNDKNYIIDIELPEFMAKCPRSGYPDFATIKLQYTPNKKVIELKALKIYINTFMYREVSHENSANEIFDTLFENLQPKWMKVIADFKPRGNVHTVIEIDSAKM
- a CDS encoding nuclear transport factor 2 family protein; translated protein: MKLKNLLTIFLLIIGINTLASDLSNKEKTVLVLEKAFNKNQDRSVLKYVNDKKYIQHNLQAANGKNGLVGYLDYLKGKDIETKVIRVFEDNNYVVAQSLSRYENSYSHIIDIFRFENGLMVEHWDNIESIKNKDLINNFPTTIKDIEKTKSNKDIVKKHIKNKKYGRNHLLLGQGEFVLAVNETNSIDKEIALYELFFVKRNKIEKSWKIKEEILPKDKWQNSNGKF